In Synechococcus sp. KORDI-52, one genomic interval encodes:
- a CDS encoding phycobilisome rod-core linker polypeptide, translating into MDAVARVAIPLLEYAPITQNSLRSGVPNLRVGSDEGSRAYSLEIADDRDNFDTVVEAGYRQIFFHAFKTDRDVNLESQLKDGQITVRDFIRSLVLSDTFKRTFYGFNSNYKVVRHLCERILGRKVNGKGEELSWSIVIATKGLEGLVDVLLDSAEYLDAFGYDTVPYQRNRVLPGRELGDTPFNITTPRYDEYYRNILGFPQLVFIGGPAKRLPERAKIKKGGSPQDYVAWVSEIGNPRRIGPSTSADMDYLAKVPYRTIGR; encoded by the coding sequence GTGGATGCTGTAGCTCGCGTGGCCATTCCTCTTCTGGAGTACGCACCGATCACTCAGAACTCTCTGAGATCAGGTGTTCCGAACCTTCGTGTCGGCTCCGATGAGGGATCCCGGGCTTACTCCCTGGAAATCGCAGACGATCGCGACAACTTCGACACCGTCGTGGAAGCCGGCTATCGGCAGATCTTTTTCCACGCCTTCAAAACCGATCGGGACGTCAACCTTGAGTCCCAGCTGAAGGACGGCCAGATCACCGTTCGCGATTTCATTCGCAGCCTGGTGCTCTCTGACACCTTCAAGCGCACCTTCTACGGATTCAACAGTAATTACAAAGTTGTCCGTCACCTCTGCGAGCGGATCCTCGGCCGCAAAGTGAACGGCAAGGGCGAAGAGCTCTCCTGGTCCATCGTGATTGCGACCAAAGGCCTAGAAGGCCTGGTGGATGTTTTGCTCGACAGCGCCGAGTATCTCGACGCCTTCGGCTACGACACGGTTCCTTACCAACGCAACCGCGTACTTCCTGGCCGCGAACTCGGCGACACTCCCTTCAACATCACCACCCCCCGCTACGACGAGTACTACCGGAACATTCTTGGCTTCCCCCAACTCGTTTTCATTGGTGGGCCTGCCAAGCGACTGCCGGAACGCGCGAAGATCAAGAAGGGTGGCTCTCCGCAGGACTACGTGGCATGGGTGAGCGAAATCGGCAATCCCCGCCGAATCGGACCGAGCACCAGTGCCGATATGGACTATTTGGCCAAGGTGCCTTACCGGACCATCGGCCGCTGA
- a CDS encoding phycobiliprotein lyase produces the protein MLEISDALSFFRLSCGRWTSQRSQHHLLHRRAEAGASFIVVEELLKGDERLAEIAKRNNASVEQIVGGCWVRWSGSMAWDRAGESHEDQTMFGLIPEDDSGRRGLLLRDRGYAEKAPVAGQFRMDDENGLILTTDYEMMSSLERFWFAGENVRLRTSTVQGLSNNASFCIETRQLDDVDQTSPAMASNGAALAPFGW, from the coding sequence ATGCTTGAGATCTCGGACGCCCTCAGCTTCTTTCGCCTGAGCTGTGGCCGCTGGACCTCACAGCGCAGCCAACACCACCTGCTGCATCGCCGCGCCGAAGCCGGCGCCTCCTTCATCGTGGTGGAGGAGCTGCTGAAGGGCGACGAGCGGCTCGCGGAGATCGCCAAGCGCAACAACGCCAGCGTCGAGCAGATCGTGGGCGGATGCTGGGTGCGCTGGAGTGGATCGATGGCCTGGGATCGGGCCGGTGAATCCCATGAAGACCAGACCATGTTCGGACTGATCCCCGAGGACGACTCCGGGCGACGGGGACTTCTGCTGCGCGATCGCGGCTACGCCGAGAAAGCGCCGGTGGCGGGCCAGTTCCGCATGGACGACGAAAACGGCCTGATCCTCACCACGGATTACGAAATGATGAGCTCCCTGGAGCGCTTCTGGTTCGCCGGCGAGAACGTGCGACTGCGCACCAGCACGGTGCAAGGACTCTCCAACAACGCCTCCTTCTGCATCGAGACCCGTCAACTGGACGATGTTGATCAGACCAGCCCAGCGATGGCTTCGAACGGAGCCGCTCTCGCCCCCTTCGGCTGGTAA